CAGCCCTGAGATCCGAGAGCGGTACCCAAACAAGTTCATCCAGAGGGATGATACAGAGCGTTTTTATATCCTTAACACACTCTTCAACCTGCCAGGTGAGGTCTTTTTGAAGATGAAAGAGAATACTGTGGGACAATTTAAGAGAAATTAAATCTGTAACGCAGGGCTTTTTAGCAGATTAAATGCTGGCTATTACTCTGAGGGAGGCTTAAAAGGTTGAAGACAAGTTTGATCAAGCTGCTTCAATACTGACTCCTGCTCTCCATTTTTTCCCGTCTTCTTTAAAGAGACCTACCTCTTTGCCTGCCTAGTGGATTTCTTCTCCAATTGTGACAGATACACAAGGTAAGCAATTGTTAGTCACACTATCTGTCATGCAACAAGTTTCTGGGCACCGCATGGTGACACAAAGACAGTTGCAAGCCAATCTGGGTCAAGAACAAGCCCTACAGCATGGGAGGGTCCAGGTGCCTCAATTGCTAATCTCAGctaattttgtaaaaatgaaaaaatcaaaCGGCAGCTCAGTCAAAGAATCCGTCTACTTTACTTTTCCTGTAACAGTGATTTATTAATCTCTGCCACTACTAATTATACAAGAGCATGGATTCTTATCAGAAtgagacagaaatgaaaaacGTTTTTTTACTAACTATTTCTAGAGAATGACATATTGATATAGCTATGAGgtaatttattaaatgttactATAAGGTGAAGATACAATGGCCTGTAAATTTGTTGAGAATGTAATCTGGAATGGCTGCATGTCCTTTGTCCTCTGAAACCTGGTTGTTGGTCTTTTAGGGGGAGAATGCTTTCCTGTTTGGCTGGGGACCCCTCCAACAAGGGAAGGCTATCCcatttaaaagcaaacaaaaaacaaatgtcatgtttttgaaAACGTTCTGTAAAGATGTGGCCTGTGCGACGgctgtgtacgtgtgtgtctctgctcctctccccCAGCTGTGAAACTGGCTTCAAGGACGGCGACCTCTTCATGTCCTATAAGAGCATGTTCCAGGACGTCCGCGACGCCGTCGACTGGGTCCACTTCAAGGTAAGACGTCTTTGACGGTTGTGGTTTTAACACTATGTGTGTGCTTCATATACATATAGCCGTTCACACTTATACCTAGGTGCTGCTCGTGCTCCCGTCTCCTAGacatgtatataataatatgctCAGAGCTTGTGGCAAACTGCCCTTTAGATTTTGATACACCTCGCACAAGTGGAAAACTTTCAGGGTAGCCCAGTTTGTGTTTGCACTGGCTTTTTACAAATGATGAAGAGCTGTAAGCTTGAGGTCATAAAGACTGACAGGTAAATCATTTACTGGACAGTTGTGGCAGGGGTCATGCTTACATCATCAGGGATCACTGACCCACGTGAGGAAATCTAATTCCAGTGACTGACAGCAAGTCATGCTGCACTTTATTgcttcttgtgtgtttgttcatgttctCTGGTGTCCTCTCACGAGGAAATAACTGACCATAATTAGTAAAGACTGCAACTGGATCTAATAGATCACACTGGACCAAATAGTGACGACACCAGAGAAAGGGACAGTTGAATGATGGAGATAGTTATTGATAGTCACTAGCCACCTTTCTCTCAATTTTTTGTTGGGGAACTGCTAAAATATATGGAGTAGGACACATGTACACCACTGGTTTAACTCATTTTCACTTTCTGATGTATCAAGGAAAATCCCTTCACTCATATGGTGACTCACACATGTTACCACATgaagtaaaaaagaaacttaaaaaattaaaaaaaagggccTTTTGGAACATTGAAAGGTCATTATTTGTGTGGCTTtgctgttattttctgtttttgtttcattgccaatatattttattttaacatgtttaaaataaattaccaTGGTTGTCTGCTTTGCTTTCACATCAAGAAACAGGCAGTCTTTTTCAGGCAGTCTCAGTCCAGATGTTTAGTCCACACCAGGGTGTGATCGACATCTTTCACACAAGCCTCAATGAACTGAACTAAACGGGAAAATATACCAGAGTTCAATTAAAGTGAACCAAGGTGGCTAGCAGGTGTTAGATGGACTGACTGACCTACGTTTGTCATCTGTAGGCCCTACCTAGAGGCAAAAACTCACTGTACATTCTTTCTATGCTACCAGTTTGTGGTTTGGTTTGTATCTTTCTGGGCAACGTTAGACAACAAGACACTGATATAGAAAAAATAGCCTTCTAAAGCATTGTTGATAGACATCAGGTTTTGCTGTCAGATCCATTGAACTGAAGAGCAAAGATTTCTTTTTAGTCTCATCATTTTGATTCGATGTTCGACAATGATACACTGAGAAATCCTTCATGGCAAAACAAGTAGTGTTTAGAGGAAGATGCGGGGCCTTTGACTCAGCTCACTGATTGTTACTGAATGGATTGATTTCTCCTCGTCTTACATTTCAGGGTACTCTGAAGGAGAAGACGGTTGAGAACTTGGATAAGTATGTGGTGAAAGATGTAAGTAGTTTGTATTCATCAAGGATGCTACAAGTGCACTGTgaaagagaacacacacacacacacacacacacacacacttagtgTCACACATTCTTGTTTTAATCTCTGAAGAGACTGATTTGTAAAGATTCTCGGCGCttcagtctttttctttcttttttttcctctctgttccCACCAGGGAAAGCTGCCTCTTCTCCTCAGCAGAATGAATGAAGTAGCCAAGGTTTTCTTGGCTACCAACAGTGACTACAAATACACTGATGTAAGTAATGCGCTCGCAAGCTTCACTTCTCAGGGGAAAACCGTAATTAGGGCAGTTAAGAGTTGAAGTGGTAATACAGGtatgatgaataaataagtaTCTCTTGAATAAACTCCTCGGGGGgaaaaacatgcacatgcatttcTTGGAATTGCTGCAAGACTGTTGGCAGCACTAACATGTATTAGGTCACAACACTGCTGAGTTTCATTtgactgtgtgttgtgttctCACAGAAAATCATGACTTACCTGTTTGACTTCCCCCATGGCCCCAAGGTAAGATAGGTATTATTTTTCCTTTCCCTTTGATCACACTCTAAATTCGTCGAGTACTGTATGCTTGTGAAGATAAAAgaagtgtttttatgttcatatttgcattgtgtgtgtgtgtatgtgtgtgtgtttctatccCCCACAGCCCGGGACCTCCCACCGGCCCTGGCAGTCCTACTTTGATCTGATCCTGGTGGACGCCAGGAAGCCTCTGTTTTTCGCTGAGGGTACGGTGCTCAGACAAGTCGACACGGTgagcagacacacagctgggaCAGAGAACATGTTACTAATAACTGCACTGCATCTGAACGCTGGCATATCCAGAATTGAAGCCCTATTGCATGTCAGCATTTTAAACTGCTGCCAGTCCTTATTTTATTCTGATTTATGCATTTATAAGCATGTATACAGTTTATGTACACAGCAGCTGTTCAGTCCTATAGATTTTCTAAATATGCTGCTGTTTCTGATTTCTGATCCAATCCAGAGTGGAGATGatgtaaatttgaaaaaaaaaaattctctgttGTGAAAGACTGGTATTTATGCAGGTTAGCAACAAAATCACTTATAACCATCTGTCAGATTGGAAAGTGCTTCCATTATTGCTTTACATGCCTTCTTGTACCATGTTACAtgtattttctcttcatttcagaCAACAGGGCGTCTAAAGATAGGAACCTACACAGGACCTCTGCAGCATGGTATAGTCTACTCTGGAGGTAAGACTGATACAGTTTCTTTTCCTGTATCTCATAGTTTAGTCGTCTGTTGGTGGAACTGAATAGATTTTTCCATTACACGCGATGTGTAATGTCAAGTCATTGTCCCGTAGGTTCTTCAGACATCGTGTGCGACTTGCTGGGGGCCAAGGGGAAGGACATCGTGTACATCGGGGACCATATCTTCGGAGACATCCTCAAGTCCAAGAAACGTCAAGGCTGGAGGACCTTCCTGGTCATACCCGAGCTGGCCCAGGAGCTGCACGTGTGGACCGACAAGAGCTGTGAGTCTGCACACGCAGACGCACggaaatacacaaacacagtgacatAGTGATAAATTCGAAGTGCATTCACTCATACACTAGTGCAGCCAGTTAGCCTTATTCTATCCCAAGTACTGCAGTCCCACCGGCATTAGAAAACAGTCTCAACAGGGACCCGACCTAGAACAGCAGCTGCAATGTCAAACCTGCGAGTTTGAGAAAAAGCATGAGTCGCATATTAGCAAAATGTGATACAGATGATTCTGTATAATCAGTAAGTGCAAAGTCAAAACTGACACTTGATAGTTACACTCACACATCTCACATTCACAGAATCATGAATGATTCTGGCTAACGAAAGCCAGAACACTGTATAAGTACTATAAATATTAGTGAGCAGACAGAGATTCActtcctttttgtgttttccagcaTTATTCGAAGAACTGCAAGGCCTGGACATTTTCTTGGCAGAACTCTACAAGTAAGTACTATGACCTtaagctgcttttttttcccccctcaccTCACTATATCCCACCTCCCTCCTCATCACCATCCCTTGCCCCAATTCAGCTattctttgctttttgtttgcatgcatgtgagcgtgtgtttgagagagaacaGGCTCAATAGGGTAAAGTCTAAAGGAGCTGATAACCGGGTGCACTGACGTTATTTATAGCCTGGCGCAGCTCGCTGTTGCACCATCGTTTTTGACACATTACCTTTCAGCAGAGTGATATCAATATCCCTCCACCCTCACCCTCCCCCACACACTCTCTTGTCTTCTCCGTCTTTCTCCCTGTCCTTCCTCAGACATCTGGACAGCAGCAGTAACGAGAGGCCAGACATCAGCACTATTCAGAGAAGAGTCAAGGTACGGCCTTAATCACCTCCATTGCTATGACAACAAGAGACCTGTCCACACGGCTGCAGGGAAAGTCGCTGTTTGATGTCGGAACAGAACAATAGAAAGATTGTTCTCCCTCAGTGCTGTCATATTAATGAATAACCACACCAACGCCCCAATTTTAGATACTATACTGTTTAGAGTTAGATTAGTAACTAGTGGAAGTAGTTTGATATATCTACTGTTATTGGCATTATTTTGAAATCAAAAATCAAGGACAAGCTGAATTCCTTTGGCtccaaacatcatcatcaggcTCACCGgtgtcttcctcttttccttctttccttttagAAAGTAACACACGACATGGATATGTGCTACGGCATGATGGGTAGCCTTTTCCGCAGCGGCTCCAGACAGACCCTGTTTGCCTCCCAAGTGATGCGCTACGCCGACCTGTACGCAGCCTCCTTCATCAACCTGCTGTACTATCCATTCAGCTACCTCTTCAGAGCCGCACACGTGCTGGTGAGCATCTGAGTGAATATCTCAATGTCTTGTTTCATACCAAGACTGTAAACCAGACTcatttgtggggtttttttggtgtgtgGCCCTTCCTCATCATAGgttatggcttttttttttggacatgaGTTCCttctttatttggatccccattCGCTTCCGAAAGTGGTCACTAGCTTTCCTGGGGTCCACATAAAAAGAgctacaagaaaacaaataacaattttttaaatggcattgatcaataaaacaagagaaacaaaTACCAGAAAAGAAGTGATATATATGGAAAGgtagacaataaaaacaaaaactaaattgtCAAGATggaaagtaaaaataatcaataaggTTTCAAAACCACAATAATTGAAACATCTACGTGAGATTCATCAATTTTTGTTTTAGTGACTTTTTGGtgtgtctcatgtctgtggGGAGCAGATTCCAGTCAGCAGAAGCTCTATAGAGAACAGTTCTCATCATacagtttatttgtgtattatACCTCTGACAGAAACCAATATAtactagttttttttattactacaAATGACATTTTGCAGGAATAATAGAAGTCTAGATTTTAATTTAGCCTCCACAGTTTGCCACGATCAACCAAACAATGACTTcttcaaatgtttcatttcaaatattcTTTATGGAGAAAGTTTTATGCTGCAAGATCCTTCTCAacatctgtttctttctgtgaaaacatgagaaattCTCAAACATCCCTCCTCAACTCACCATCAACTTAGATGATAGCAAAGTACAACTTATCAGCATCAGACAGTCAGATAAACTGTACTAATGGTTGGCCACCCATCTTGTCCTCCCCAGATGCCTCATGAGTCAACAGTAGAGCACACCCACGTGGACATCGACACCGAGTCACCGCTGGCCACACGCAACCGCACCCACTGCAGCGACTGCAAAGACCTGGAGTGCAAACGCAACCAGTTGACCCGCTCCTTCAGCGAGATCAAACCTCCCAACCTGTTCCCCCAGACTCCACAGGAGATCACTCACTGCCACGACGAGGACGAcgatgaggaagaagaagaggaggaggaggaggaagaagaggaggaggaggaagaagaagagtaaTAAACTGCACGCTTAAAGAAGAGAGCCACGCTCCTGTTCCTGCCGCCTTACTGTATGTTTCCCTGTAGAGTTGGGTAGTGATCTCTCTCAAAGTGAGGCAGGGAGGAAAaacctctcctctgtgtgtgtgtgtgtgtgtgtgtgtgtgtgtgtgtgtgtgtgtgtatgatgtaagtcactttcagggacatacaccagacttaagaccagttaattggtgTCAGTTTGTgcaactggggacaaaagctgtgtccccagTTGGTAAAacgctgatttttgggtcagtggttaaggttagggtaggtctccagaaaatgaatgtaagtctatgtaaataccccaaaagtgatttaaaggaccagtgtgtaggatttagtggcatctagcagtgaggttgcagactgcaaccaactgaatacctcgccctcaccctccccttccaagcgtgtaggagaacctacggtggccgcaaaaaacacaaaaggccctctctagagccagcatttggtttgtctgttctgggctaccgtagaaacatggtggtgcaacatggcgggctccattGAAGAGGACCCGCttcctgtgtagatataaagggctcattctaaggtaacaaaaacacaattcttattttcaggtgattataaactaatcaaaacatacttctgaatattatattccatttctgccgagtCCAAccagctagatgccactaaattctacacactgcacctttaagtaaaccacacacacacatacacatacatacacatacatacatatatactggAGGTTTCTGAGAAAAGTATAAAGGACCAGTAGCGAGACAGATCATATGACTGTCAGAAGACTGTATGCATGATTGGTCTGCTAAAACCCAACTTTTCCTAGCTtcatttatagaaaaaaaaagaaagaaacattcatggttttgtaattgatttgatttctgtattatttttttccagtcaaacacacactcgaGTAAACACACTATatttcatgatgtttttttataagCTGTCTTTGAAGACCTAGTTTTGGACTGACTGTAGACTGTAAACTAGCCTTGCTGACACAGTATTCACTTAAGACCGACCcgaaaaacactttttaagtTCCGGAGCCGAAAGAAGATGCAAACATtacaacagacttttttttttttttttttttttaaatgcaacatGGGAACAACATTCGAttagttttgtttcattttgtctcGTCATTATAGAGGGGTACTTGTTCTAACTTGTCCAAGTATgcaagggtgtgtgtgtgtgtgtttgtgaatctgtgtgtgtgtatctgccaAAGTAGACTCACTCGGACAAGTAGCATCCTGAGTGACGGTGAGCTAAACTGAAGCACAAGCCGGCGTTTAAACCGATCAAGAACCagatgctttttctttttttttcttctttttttttttttttgtttgaagtttGGTTGAGAGAACATGTGGCACACGGCTTTGTTGAACTGATATTTGGTTACCAAGCAACAATGAGGACATAGTACTGTAACTGTATTACATGCCAATAGTCTCTATGACAACCCTAAAGTAGTGCTTCTGTAAATAGCCATCATGGTTCATGGTTTAACGCCACGAGCAGCTAACATGCAGTATTTTTCAACTCGGTTAAACAAGAAACTTGATTATTGTATTTCAAGAGGGGTTGGTTTTGATACAGGGGATATACAATACAAGACAGCTTTGTCCAGTTCAAGTTGCTTTGAGATCTCAAGATGTGTGAAGTGATTTTTGTCATGTACTAGCAGTGTGCAAGTGGCCTCCGTATGCAAGGAAATGAGGCTTTTTTAGGATGCGTGAAGCTCAGTTCGTTCGGTCTAACTGGCTTCAAACTGTGATTAGCTTAGCTGCCTTCACTTCtgtgttttcatctgctgaggagATGTCTGCTTCATCCCGGTCGATCACATCGTGCGCGAGGCTGTGCGGAGGAGGCGTATGTGTACAACACTCGTCTGTCGGGCGCCTCAACGCTGTGAATTGACCGTTTTTATTATAGTGTTGCTTCTACTGTAGCTGTTACTAGTA
The DNA window shown above is from Thunnus maccoyii chromosome 2, fThuMac1.1, whole genome shotgun sequence and carries:
- the nt5c2b gene encoding cytosolic purine 5'-nucleotidase, with translation MTTSWSDRLQNYADLPANMDGLTMKKYRREPYHRVFVNRSLAMEKIKCFGFDMDYTLAVYKSPEYESLGFELTVERLVSIGYPQELLSFVYDPSFPTRGLVFDTMYGNLLKVDAYGNILVCVHGFNFLRGPEIRERYPNKFIQRDDTERFYILNTLFNLPETYLFACLVDFFSNCDRYTSCETGFKDGDLFMSYKSMFQDVRDAVDWVHFKGTLKEKTVENLDKYVVKDGKLPLLLSRMNEVAKVFLATNSDYKYTDKIMTYLFDFPHGPKPGTSHRPWQSYFDLILVDARKPLFFAEGTVLRQVDTTTGRLKIGTYTGPLQHGIVYSGGSSDIVCDLLGAKGKDIVYIGDHIFGDILKSKKRQGWRTFLVIPELAQELHVWTDKSSLFEELQGLDIFLAELYKHLDSSSNERPDISTIQRRVKKVTHDMDMCYGMMGSLFRSGSRQTLFASQVMRYADLYAASFINLLYYPFSYLFRAAHVLMPHESTVEHTHVDIDTESPLATRNRTHCSDCKDLECKRNQLTRSFSEIKPPNLFPQTPQEITHCHDEDDDEEEEEEEEEEEEEEEEEEE